The following DNA comes from Burkholderiales bacterium.
GCACGCGCTTTCAGTATGGCAGGCGCGCGCGTTGCAGGCGCTTATGCCGGCGCGCTTCTACCGACATTGTGCGGGGCCGGCCGCGCCGCTATCCTTGACCATCCACAAGGAGAGCGCCATGAGCAGAGAAGAACACAAGCGTGCGGCGGCGCAAGCCGCGCTCGCCTATGTACCAGCCGATTCGGTCATCGGCGTCGGCACCGGTTCGACCGCGAATTTTTTCATCGACGAACTGGCGAAAATCAAAAGCCGTATCCGCGGCGCTGTCGCAAGCTCGGAGGCGACGGCGGGGCGGCTCAGGCAAATCGGCATCGCGGTCCTCGATCTGAACGGCGTCGACGAGTTGCCGGTTTATGTAGATGGCGCCGATGAAATCACGCGTCACCTGATGATGATAAAGGGCGGCGGCGGCGCTTTGACGCGCGAGAAAATCGCGGCAGCAGTGGCGCGCAAATTCATCTGCATCGCCGATTCGAGCAAGCTCGTCGACGTGCTCGGCGGCTTTCCGGTCGCCGTCGAAGTGATCGCAATGGCGCGCAGCTATGTCGCGCGGGAACTGATCCGGCTTGGCGGACACCCGGCCTTGCGGCAAGGTTTCACCAGCGATAACGGCCACCCGG
Coding sequences within:
- the rpiA gene encoding ribose-5-phosphate isomerase RpiA; translation: MSREEHKRAAAQAALAYVPADSVIGVGTGSTANFFIDELAKIKSRIRGAVASSEATAGRLRQIGIAVLDLNGVDELPVYVDGADEITRHLMMIKGGGGALTREKIAAAVARKFICIADSSKLVDVLGGFPVAVEVIAMARSYVARELIRLGGHPALRQGFTSDNGHPVLDVHGFDLANPVELENKINQIAGVVANGIFARRGADVLLLATDKSVETIERQAI